In a genomic window of Littorina saxatilis isolate snail1 linkage group LG6, US_GU_Lsax_2.0, whole genome shotgun sequence:
- the LOC138968702 gene encoding protein FAM181B-like, protein MLAPLPLLLKGNMERVQRRGQAAVPQNEDAANLLHFIDMASSNIKLALDRPSKNKRKVNHRKYLQKQLKRAGDSPKKTDGVSGEGGHGGPGLTPTYPKSHRKEASQIGLQIKSLQALFDPRTLQHERRCMENGHDSGGNNITGGGGNASSSSAAKDATGQKASLRNRNLPASFFVEPALRTCGGVGVGVDRDILMPTTLPLQFPVQPHGLTLNMGGGEHSGAGVNGCPALPSDTLESILGHADLSELLAGQWQHHRDSSQTPCEGSVGTCSPRSVSDSSDAYCTPSPGPSSSASTRSPSWSPAFSSLQGQHQFPVHPMSEDTVSDPSNPQFFMTQGLGLTHTQDRQGQRLYDTHHFHHQIPQQQQQQQQQQQQHLVPSSLPDTSGQYVGHQPLLKSIPPTPSLTPDAAYQDFVTPQASIYYSNNQHLNHHQQHQQPQQQRQANYNELPTFPEAFSSNGGLQCYNGKVATSSGPGWVSVHLQDGYNTYIC, encoded by the coding sequence ATGCTTGCCCCTCTTCCTCTCCTGCTGAAGGGTAACATGGAGCGAGTTCAGCGCAGGGGGCAGGCGGCAGTTCCGCAGAACGAGGACGCCGCCAATCTGCTGCACTTCATCGACATGGCTTCCAGCAACATCAAGCTGGCCCTCGACAGACCCTCCAAGAACAAGCGCAAGGTCAACCACCGCAAGTACCTGCAGAAGCAGCTCAAGCGGGCCGGCGACTCGCCCAAGAAGACAGACGGTGTGTCCGGCGAGGGGGGTCACGGGGGCCCTGGCTTGACCCCCACCTACCCCAAGTCGCACCGCAAGGAAGCGTCCCAGATCGGACTGCAGATCAAGTCGCTGCAGGCCCTCTTCGACCCTCGTACCTTGCAGCACGAGAGACGCTGCATGGAGAACGGTCATGACAGCGGCGGAAACAACATCACAGGCGGTGGGGGTAATGCATcttcatcatcagcagcaaaaGATGCAACAGGTCAGAAAGCTTCGCTGAGGAACCGCAACCTTCCCGCTTCGTTCTTCGTGGAGCCGGCACTGAGAACgtgtggtggtgttggtgttggcgTGGACAGGGACATCCTCATGCCCACCACCTTGCCCCTACAGTTCCCTGTCCAGCCCCACGGCCTAACGCTCAACATGGGAGGAGGTGAGCACAGTGGTGCGGGGGTCAACGGGTGTCCGGCCTTGCCTTCTGACACGCTGGAGTCCATCCTAGGCCACGCGGACCTGAGCGAGCTACTGGCGGGGCAGTGGCAGCACCACCGTGACTCCAGCCAGACGCCCTGTGAGGGCAGCGTGGGCACGTGCAGTCCGCGCTCCGTGTCCGACTCGTCGGACGCCTACTGCACCCCGTCCCCAGGCCCCTCCTCCTCCGCCTCTACCCGCAGTCCTTCCTGGTCCCCCGCCTTCTCCTCCCTGCAAGGGCAGCACCAGTTCCCCGTGCATCCTATGTCTGAGGACACGGTCTCCGACCCCTCCAATCCCCAGTTCTTCATGACACAGGGTCTGGGTCTGACCCACACGCAGGACAGACAAGGACAAAGACTGTACGACACTCATCACTTCCACCACCAGATTccacaacagcagcagcagcagcagcagcaacagcagcagcacctTGTCCCCTCCTCCCTTCCCGATACTAGCGGTCAGTATGTTGGTCATCAACCTCTCCTCAAGTCCATTCCCCCCACACCCTCCCTCACGCCGGACGCTGCCTATCAAGACTTTGTGACTCCCCAAGCGTCCATatactacagcaacaaccaacaCCTTAACCATCATCAGCAGCACCAACAACCTCAGCAGCAGCGGCAAGCGAACTACAATGAACTGCCCACCTTCCCTGAGGCGTTTTCCTCCAATGGGGGTTTGCAGTGCTACAACGGGAAGGTGGCAACGTCTTCAGGCCCAGGCTGGGTCTCGGTTCACCTCCAGGATGGTTATAACACCTACATCTGCTGA